One genomic segment of Gemmatimonadota bacterium includes these proteins:
- a CDS encoding MerC domain-containing protein yields MNHQINRGTVDNIGVFVSTVCAIHCLALPLVVTFLPLVGLGFLAGEPAEYAIIGAVLLAAGSVVSGVRHHRRWRAFLTLVLAVGVIATGFMAAEGNFEVFLHVTGGVLLATTHLLNRHLCRTCPASDCGPASHR; encoded by the coding sequence ATGAACCACCAGATCAATCGAGGAACCGTAGACAACATCGGCGTGTTCGTCTCGACTGTATGCGCGATCCACTGCCTGGCCTTGCCGCTAGTGGTGACTTTCCTGCCGCTCGTGGGTCTCGGATTCCTTGCCGGCGAGCCCGCCGAGTACGCTATAATCGGCGCGGTGCTGCTCGCCGCCGGGAGCGTGGTTTCGGGCGTGAGGCACCACAGGAGGTGGAGGGCGTTTCTTACCCTCGTATTGGCCGTGGGGGTAATCGCTACGGGATTCATGGCGGCCGAAGGAAACTTTGAAGTATTCCTCCATGTAACCGGGGGCGTCCTGCTCGCGACGACCCATCTCCTGAACCGGCACCTGTGCAGGACCTGTCCCGCGTCCGATTGCGGACCGGCATCTCATAGGTAA